The Deltaproteobacteria bacterium sequence ATACGGTGTTGTCGGGAAGGCCCGTATCGGTCGCGGACGGGGCGCGGCTGCTGCGGGAGGCGCCGCTGTTCGAGCTGGGGCGCGCGGCCGACGCGGTCCGCCGCCGGCTGCACCCGGAGCCCGTGGTCACCTACATCGTCGACCGGAACATCAACTACACGAACGTGTGCGCGTGCGGCTGCTCCTTCTGCGCCTTCTACCGGGCGGCGGACGCCCCCGACGCGTACGTCCTTTCCGAGGAGGAGCTCTCCGCCAAGATCGTCGACACGATCGCGGCGGGCGGGGTCCGGGTGCTGCTCCAGGGCGGCCTCCACCCCGACTGGGGGATCGACGAGGCGGTCCGGCTGGTCCGGGCGGTCAAGCGTCACCCGATCCTGCTGCACGGATTCTCCCCGCCGGAGATCTCCCACTTCGCGCACCGGTCGGGGATTTCGATCGGCGAGGCGATCGCGCGGCTGCGGGAGGCGGGACTCGACTCGATTCCCGGCGGCGGGGCGGAGATCCTCGACGACGAGGTGCGTCGAAGGGTGAGCCCGCGGAAGATCGGCTGGGAGCAGTGGGCCGCGGTGATGCGGGAAGCGCACCGCCAGGGGCTTCGAACCTCGGCCACCATGATGTTCGGGAGCGTGGAAACCCCCGAGGCGATCGTCGCCCACCTGCTCCGCATCCGGGCGCTGCAGGAGGAGACGGGCGGCTTCACTGCCTTCATCCCCTGGACGTTCCAGGCGGGGAACACCGAGCTGTCGCGCGACCCGCGCTTCGGGGAGGCGGCCGCGGGAGGGTTCGGGCACGCGGTCGGTTACCTCCGGGTCCTGGCGCTGTCGCGGATCGCGCTGCCCGGCATCCCCACGGTGCAGGTTTCCTGGGTGACCATGGGCGCCAAGGTGGCGCAGATCGGGCTCTTCTTCGGCGCGGACGACTTCGGCAGCACGATGATGGAGGAGAACGTGGTCGCCTCCGCGGGCGTCTCCTTCCGGATGTCGGAGGAGGAGATCGCGGCGACGATCCGGGATGCGGGCTTTCGGCCCGCCCGCCGCGGCGGGGGACACTCCTGAAAGGAAATCATTGAGATGCTGGACCTGAAATTCGTTCGGGAGAACATCGGGGTCGTGGAGGAGGCGCTTCGGAAACGCCGGTCCACGCTCACCCTCGACGGATTCGTGGCGCT is a genomic window containing:
- the mqnC gene encoding dehypoxanthine futalosine cyclase, which translates into the protein MRWNEVLDTVLSGRPVSVADGARLLREAPLFELGRAADAVRRRLHPEPVVTYIVDRNINYTNVCACGCSFCAFYRAADAPDAYVLSEEELSAKIVDTIAAGGVRVLLQGGLHPDWGIDEAVRLVRAVKRHPILLHGFSPPEISHFAHRSGISIGEAIARLREAGLDSIPGGGAEILDDEVRRRVSPRKIGWEQWAAVMREAHRQGLRTSATMMFGSVETPEAIVAHLLRIRALQEETGGFTAFIPWTFQAGNTELSRDPRFGEAAAGGFGHAVGYLRVLALSRIALPGIPTVQVSWVTMGAKVAQIGLFFGADDFGSTMMEENVVASAGVSFRMSEEEIAATIRDAGFRPARRGGGHS